A window of the Bdellovibrionales bacterium genome harbors these coding sequences:
- a CDS encoding LPS-assembly protein LptD, with the protein MRTTTTAQWYFGLLLLLGILVPGVVRAQASAKVQGVLLNAESMFRDSENETMELEGNVQIVFQNQHIKADKAKVNFRTRQAQLNGHVEIASTKTTVGGSAATLDYENNTGIVYDGFVQSGPVVFSGSILQKVNEDEYYVSNADYTTCTNCPPTWGFSGSNIRAELGGYAYIKNSILKIYSVPVLWLPYLIVPLKSDRQSGLLTPRFLKDDAGGFAFSESYFWALSRDRDATLALTNYEKRGLQVAGEYRYMLNENSYGQLKLAGLVDRVFRNDPRVLAFEPEGSKGKDIPRWYTKYEHYYDMPGGYIQRAQINLASDLQYPKDFPEETGDFGFPGKDFPEQSTATFGNPAMDNRVSLTKNTFANHLSVDASYYVNMLQSDPLASNANAVHRMPEIRFAQTQQKIANSQFLYSYNIDYTNFARAGQGFDNMTLNNGVRYATNTCNDPKRYDTDPACNPIADGAFDPATDLLRTGQRWDLTGTISRPILIGDYLDVLPSLSYRETDYQFNAGEDRSNVRRYVRASLGVKTSINRVFTTGEGPKSDKYKHEIIPEVVATAIPWLYHPSHPFFGTDSDPDPTYYYTDYLSDNDVSGTHGVQFDYNDRVYDRGLVTFALSNKLVQKTWFGDSPQYLQLANLKIYQSYDTYQANLRNPTRTPWSDLNAILDMRFKQFQTYTTLTYLQDLSVTNINSRVRLTNEFGQFFQVQWIKTYQRPQQGQVVDLEKSRVEDYTFGAGFQSGYLNLMGKIVYNANWANTANEKKITAWAYVAQLKPPGDCWSINFTQYLPTDGNTKLYVDFAFNFDGTPKPALPPEELDRYGF; encoded by the coding sequence GTGCGAACAACGACGACGGCACAATGGTATTTCGGGCTTCTTTTGCTCTTAGGGATTCTTGTCCCGGGCGTCGTGCGTGCACAGGCCTCCGCAAAAGTTCAGGGCGTGCTTTTGAATGCCGAAAGCATGTTTCGTGACAGCGAAAACGAAACCATGGAGCTCGAAGGCAATGTGCAAATCGTTTTCCAAAATCAACACATCAAGGCCGACAAAGCCAAAGTAAATTTTCGCACGCGCCAAGCGCAGCTCAATGGTCATGTTGAGATTGCATCGACCAAAACAACTGTCGGCGGAAGTGCGGCCACTCTCGATTACGAAAACAACACCGGCATCGTTTACGACGGCTTCGTACAATCAGGCCCCGTGGTTTTCTCAGGCTCCATTTTGCAGAAGGTCAACGAAGACGAGTATTATGTTTCAAACGCAGACTACACCACATGTACGAACTGCCCACCGACCTGGGGTTTTTCCGGCAGCAACATCCGCGCAGAACTTGGCGGCTACGCCTATATTAAAAACTCGATTCTGAAAATCTATTCCGTCCCAGTACTGTGGCTCCCGTACCTGATCGTGCCACTGAAAAGTGACCGTCAGTCGGGTCTTCTTACTCCCCGTTTCTTAAAGGACGATGCCGGCGGTTTCGCTTTCTCAGAAAGCTATTTCTGGGCTCTGTCGCGCGATAGAGACGCTACACTTGCTCTGACGAACTACGAAAAACGCGGACTCCAAGTCGCCGGAGAGTATCGCTACATGCTGAACGAAAACTCCTATGGTCAGCTTAAGCTGGCGGGCCTCGTCGATCGCGTTTTTAGAAATGATCCACGCGTTTTAGCCTTCGAACCTGAAGGCTCTAAAGGTAAAGACATTCCGCGCTGGTATACAAAGTACGAACACTATTACGACATGCCGGGCGGATATATTCAGCGCGCGCAAATCAATCTCGCCAGTGACCTGCAGTATCCAAAAGACTTTCCCGAGGAAACCGGCGATTTTGGTTTTCCAGGTAAAGACTTTCCTGAGCAAAGCACGGCGACGTTTGGCAACCCCGCGATGGACAACCGGGTATCGCTCACAAAAAACACATTTGCGAACCATCTCAGCGTTGATGCTTCATATTACGTAAACATGCTGCAATCAGATCCGCTGGCCTCAAACGCCAATGCCGTTCATCGCATGCCTGAAATCCGTTTTGCTCAAACACAGCAAAAAATCGCAAACTCACAGTTTTTGTATTCTTATAATATCGACTACACGAATTTTGCACGCGCTGGACAGGGCTTCGACAATATGACTCTGAACAACGGAGTCCGCTATGCGACAAATACTTGCAACGATCCAAAACGCTATGACACGGACCCGGCCTGTAACCCTATTGCCGACGGTGCATTTGATCCGGCAACAGATCTTTTGCGTACGGGCCAGCGTTGGGATTTAACGGGCACGATTAGCCGCCCCATCTTGATTGGCGACTACTTGGATGTCTTACCTTCACTTTCTTATCGCGAGACCGATTATCAATTTAACGCCGGCGAGGATCGCAGCAACGTGCGCCGCTATGTTCGCGCAAGTTTAGGAGTAAAGACCTCCATCAACCGCGTCTTTACAACAGGTGAAGGACCCAAGTCCGACAAATACAAACACGAAATTATTCCTGAGGTGGTAGCTACGGCCATTCCTTGGCTCTACCATCCAAGCCACCCTTTCTTCGGAACAGATTCGGATCCAGATCCAACTTACTATTACACGGACTATCTTTCTGACAATGACGTGAGTGGCACTCACGGAGTGCAATTCGACTATAATGACCGCGTTTATGATCGTGGGCTTGTGACGTTTGCACTGAGTAATAAACTCGTACAGAAAACTTGGTTTGGCGATTCACCTCAATATTTGCAGCTCGCCAATTTAAAAATTTATCAATCGTACGATACCTATCAGGCAAATTTAAGAAATCCCACTCGCACTCCGTGGTCTGATCTGAATGCAATTTTGGATATGCGTTTTAAACAGTTCCAAACGTATACAACACTCACTTACCTGCAAGATCTTTCTGTTACGAACATCAACTCGCGTGTGCGCCTGACGAATGAATTCGGCCAGTTCTTCCAAGTTCAGTGGATTAAAACCTACCAGCGCCCGCAACAGGGCCAAGTGGTCGATCTCGAAAAATCCCGTGTCGAAGATTATACTTTCGGCGCTGGCTTCCAATCGGGGTACTTAAACTTGATGGGAAAAATTGTTTACAATGCTAACTGGGCCAATACTGCGAATGAAAAGAAAATCACCGCATGGGCCTATGTCGCACAGTTAAAGC
- a CDS encoding STAS domain-containing protein translates to MEAKFYQEGDVTVVALSGRLNIEKTPAFRTACLQSLKGKKVVFCMRDLNFVGSTGIQSFFQVIREFNQSKHFTAKVSDLKPDFHRLLSFGGVNDLDICENMAGALLSFQAPASLTIA, encoded by the coding sequence ATGGAAGCGAAGTTCTATCAAGAAGGCGACGTCACCGTCGTTGCACTCAGTGGTCGTTTGAATATCGAAAAAACACCTGCATTCAGAACTGCATGTTTACAAAGTCTAAAAGGTAAAAAAGTGGTTTTCTGTATGAGGGATTTGAATTTCGTTGGCTCGACGGGGATTCAAAGTTTTTTTCAAGTCATCCGTGAATTCAATCAGAGCAAGCATTTCACGGCGAAGGTTTCAGATTTGAAGCCGGATTTTCATCGCCTTCTGTCGTTTGGCGGAGTGAATGATTTGGATATCTGTGAAAATATGGCAGGAGCTCTACTGAGCTTTCAAGCTCCTGCGTCTTTAACTATTGCCTAA
- a CDS encoding thioredoxin domain-containing protein — MKNTAQKKILVLLALLFTVTAIGVHLYLNKHHIDLKLGIASADSVCNVNEKLNCDAAASSPFAELFGIPMAMLGAFTNGLLLIFILLSRYNLTSNSDRTERYTFYISSFIFLVSVIMGGISFFIVHVGCPFCIATYVLSILNWIVLFVAYRPDMSRLPDDVRDLFTTEKWVLGLAIAVPVLSLIVNNMTLDSYGYQEIKRVSESSLTTWQSAPEQSFDQNGLTFQIGNDNAKVTIVEFADFLCSHCKAAYPALHNFTKTHPDVKLVFKNFPLDGVCNTAVQHKGDGKRCELAYATLCIEKLNNKGWDAHHYIFDNQESIFSKPMADVTADICKATGADCEQVKTCMNSEEVHEAVKKMASEGEKAQISGTPSIFLNGKNLPGGQFPAVLENTYRTIEK, encoded by the coding sequence ATGAAAAATACAGCTCAAAAAAAGATTCTGGTTCTTCTTGCACTTCTCTTTACAGTCACCGCTATCGGTGTTCACCTTTATCTGAATAAGCACCACATTGACCTCAAACTCGGGATCGCTAGCGCTGACAGCGTTTGTAATGTGAATGAAAAACTCAACTGTGATGCTGCCGCCTCAAGTCCCTTTGCTGAACTTTTCGGAATCCCGATGGCAATGCTCGGAGCATTTACAAATGGCCTCCTGCTGATCTTTATTCTTTTGAGCCGCTACAACCTCACCTCGAACTCAGACCGCACAGAACGTTACACTTTCTATATCTCGAGCTTTATTTTTCTTGTTTCTGTTATCATGGGCGGGATTTCATTCTTTATCGTTCACGTAGGCTGCCCATTCTGTATAGCAACCTATGTACTTTCAATTTTGAACTGGATTGTCCTCTTTGTGGCATATCGCCCCGACATGAGCCGCCTTCCGGATGATGTGCGCGATTTATTCACAACTGAAAAATGGGTCTTGGGTCTTGCGATTGCGGTTCCAGTTCTATCTTTGATTGTAAATAACATGACATTGGACAGCTATGGCTACCAAGAGATTAAGCGTGTCAGCGAGTCCAGCTTAACAACATGGCAAAGCGCTCCTGAGCAAAGCTTTGATCAAAACGGTCTTACTTTCCAAATTGGCAACGACAACGCAAAAGTAACCATCGTCGAGTTTGCAGATTTCTTGTGCTCTCACTGTAAAGCGGCTTACCCGGCTTTGCATAACTTCACCAAAACACATCCAGATGTGAAGTTGGTATTTAAAAACTTCCCCCTTGATGGCGTCTGCAACACGGCCGTTCAACACAAAGGCGACGGCAAACGTTGCGAATTGGCCTACGCGACTCTCTGCATTGAAAAGCTCAACAACAAGGGTTGGGATGCTCATCACTATATCTTTGATAATCAAGAAAGTATTTTCTCAAAGCCAATGGCTGACGTGACCGCAGATATCTGCAAAGCGACGGGGGCTGACTGCGAACAGGTTAAGACCTGCATGAATTCTGAAGAAGTTCATGAAGCCGTGAAAAAGATGGCATCTGAGGGCGAAAAAGCTCAGATTAGCGGAACACCTTCGATTTTCCTCAATGGCAAAAACTTGCCTGGCGGACAATTTCCAGCAGTTCTTGAGAACACTTACAGAACTATTGAAAAGTAA
- a CDS encoding ChaN family lipoprotein, giving the protein MEAQVQIRLGGEDKELTNYRKDYNKEFNRQWRSSTRDELYRRLQLSRLVLMGDFHALSQSQKTHWRVLKNFLTARPIVLCLECFEAEDQPLIDKYMAGKMSEREFLKAIEWAKKWGFPWDHYRSMIRWAQVKKIPVYGLNRSVKKRTAASLKSRDVFAAQKLHGILKKHPEAIVFAIYGDLHLAKDHLPKEVLKLEGPAFKKKIFRLFQNAEKIYFQILEKELESSVDIVELSHDAFCLLNVPPWVKWQNYLMYLEHTYDPGLEDEEESVDYTDHVGNYVKIISEELGEEVSCDDLSVYTAQDHQLWDRLQEKFGPRDLKWIETLIEDGNSFYLPGLGVGYLARPTVNHAATLAAKYVHAKISHTSESFFEMPKDFLRLIWIEGLAYFGSKIINHKRKTDTVMDLRTAVASRSATGTEKEPLMLALSQKMHELMVISGRPQARSVVQPKKKRSYQVAASLLGGMIGERLYGAYRKGLLSRQTVMAFLKKSMKQENFNVAYYEMMEIVESLPAPFRSKKEKM; this is encoded by the coding sequence ATGGAGGCGCAGGTTCAAATCCGCCTCGGCGGCGAAGACAAAGAGCTCACCAACTATCGTAAAGACTACAATAAAGAATTTAACCGTCAATGGCGAAGTTCTACCCGGGATGAACTGTATCGCCGGCTTCAGCTTTCTCGTTTGGTTCTCATGGGCGACTTCCACGCTCTTTCTCAATCGCAAAAAACCCATTGGCGCGTGCTCAAGAATTTTTTGACCGCGCGGCCGATCGTTCTTTGTCTGGAGTGTTTTGAAGCGGAGGATCAGCCTCTGATCGATAAATATATGGCCGGGAAAATGTCGGAACGAGAATTCCTGAAGGCCATCGAGTGGGCAAAGAAATGGGGCTTTCCCTGGGATCATTATCGCTCCATGATTCGCTGGGCGCAGGTGAAGAAGATCCCGGTGTACGGCCTGAATCGCAGCGTGAAAAAGCGAACAGCGGCGAGCCTGAAATCGCGCGATGTCTTTGCGGCTCAAAAACTTCATGGCATTTTAAAAAAACATCCGGAAGCCATCGTCTTTGCGATTTATGGCGATTTGCATCTTGCGAAAGATCATTTGCCGAAAGAAGTTTTGAAACTCGAAGGCCCGGCTTTTAAGAAAAAAATCTTCCGCTTGTTCCAGAACGCGGAAAAAATCTATTTCCAAATTCTCGAGAAGGAGCTTGAAAGCAGTGTCGATATTGTCGAGCTTTCGCACGATGCTTTTTGCCTTCTCAATGTTCCCCCGTGGGTGAAGTGGCAGAACTATCTGATGTACCTGGAACACACTTACGATCCGGGGCTTGAAGATGAAGAAGAGAGTGTTGATTACACGGACCATGTCGGCAATTACGTAAAAATTATTTCCGAGGAGCTCGGTGAAGAAGTTTCGTGTGATGATCTGTCGGTCTATACCGCTCAGGATCATCAGCTTTGGGACCGGTTGCAAGAAAAGTTCGGGCCGCGAGATCTTAAATGGATTGAAACTTTGATCGAAGATGGAAATTCATTTTACCTTCCGGGCTTGGGTGTCGGTTACCTTGCGCGTCCGACGGTGAATCACGCAGCCACTCTTGCCGCGAAATATGTTCATGCGAAGATCAGTCATACGAGCGAAAGCTTTTTTGAAATGCCGAAGGATTTTTTAAGGCTTATTTGGATTGAGGGGCTTGCATACTTTGGCTCTAAAATCATCAATCATAAGCGCAAAACGGATACGGTGATGGATCTAAGAACGGCCGTTGCTTCGCGAAGCGCCACGGGAACCGAAAAAGAGCCGTTGATGCTGGCCCTGTCGCAAAAGATGCATGAGCTGATGGTGATTTCTGGAAGACCTCAGGCACGGAGTGTGGTGCAGCCGAAGAAAAAACGCAGTTATCAAGTGGCGGCGAGTCTTTTGGGCGGCATGATCGGCGAGCGACTTTATGGAGCGTATCGCAAGGGCTTGTTGTCGAGGCAGACAGTTATGGCGTTTTTGAAAAAGTCGATGAAACAAGAGAACTTTAATGTGGCCTACTATGAGATGATGGAAATCGTGGAATCCTTGCCGGCCCCGTTCCGCAGCAAAAAGGAGAAGATGTGA
- a CDS encoding DUF4339 domain-containing protein, translating into MSSWYYNKNLKPQGPLNFEEMKKKIMRGEIGPGDLICKDGEMQWQMAVEWRDFPRDLFPAFQKNYFKSANPEEKEWILLMFNQENPDGIQQGPYSIVQVNEMLQAGTVSIEDYVWRSGLSGWVHIKDRAEFAAKPTSLDL; encoded by the coding sequence GTGAGTTCTTGGTATTACAATAAAAATCTCAAGCCACAGGGTCCGCTCAATTTTGAAGAGATGAAGAAGAAAATCATGCGTGGGGAGATCGGCCCTGGGGATTTGATTTGCAAAGATGGTGAGATGCAATGGCAGATGGCTGTCGAGTGGCGTGATTTTCCGCGGGATCTTTTTCCGGCGTTTCAAAAGAACTATTTCAAATCGGCGAATCCTGAAGAAAAAGAGTGGATTCTATTGATGTTCAACCAAGAAAATCCTGACGGAATTCAGCAGGGACCTTACTCCATTGTTCAGGTGAATGAGATGCTGCAAGCGGGAACTGTCAGTATCGAGGACTACGTTTGGCGCAGCGGTCTTTCAGGCTGGGTGCACATTAAAGACCGCGCGGAGTTTGCAGCGAAACCTACTTCACTTGATCTTTAA
- a CDS encoding HU family DNA-binding protein: MNKAQLVEKVAELTHTTKQQSEQILDATLEVIQKAVSKGDEVKLVGFGSFSRTTRKARSGRNPKTGASVQIPGGRVPRFKPGKEFKDQVK, from the coding sequence ATGAATAAGGCACAACTCGTAGAAAAAGTAGCGGAACTGACCCACACCACCAAACAGCAATCTGAGCAGATTCTCGATGCCACACTGGAAGTAATCCAAAAAGCGGTTTCAAAAGGTGACGAGGTGAAACTCGTTGGTTTTGGCAGCTTTTCACGCACGACTCGCAAAGCCCGTTCAGGACGTAATCCAAAGACCGGCGCTTCCGTGCAAATTCCCGGCGGCCGCGTGCCACGCTTCAAGCCAGGTAAAGAATTTAAAGATCAAGTGAAGTAG
- the argS gene encoding arginine--tRNA ligase, protein MIQTAKTQIANLLSPLTQLPVEDLQKTLEKPKQFEHGHIAFPVFALAKTLRVAPPQIANDLAAKIQEKIQGGNVPFLEKVQAVGGFLNFTFKNSYLQEVLFTSLSQTHVGYSDNGKNKTVVIDYASPNVAKPMHVGHLRAAMVGQAIRNLAESQGYKVIGVNHLGDWGSQFGKLAWAYQKWGKEYTFANPMDDMVKMYVRFHDEAEKNPGLEAEAAATFKRLEGGDAEIKKIWQMIVEFSLKDYDRLLNGMLKVKHDAVLGESFYTDKMDNVVHLLKQKGLLKESEGAQVVFFDEKENMPPCIIKKSDGASIYATRDLATAIYRHDVQKADELLYVVGQDQTLHFRQVFKVLEMMGFEWAKTCHHISFGLYRFKEGKMSTRAGRVVLFEDVITQAIELVQKMIEEKNPTLENKETVARQVALGAVIFNDLVNDRVKNVEFDWDRILSVEGDSGPYVQYTVVRCKSILRKYGKAAPKVSSMELAQEEERKLVFQLLQFEDILTGAYKQYRPNILAQYLLEVCGSFSHFYHKCRIIGEAPEVESSRIALVAATERILIQGLKILNIEAPEAM, encoded by the coding sequence ATGATTCAAACCGCTAAAACCCAGATCGCAAACCTATTAAGCCCCTTGACGCAACTTCCGGTGGAAGACCTGCAAAAAACACTTGAAAAGCCGAAGCAATTTGAGCACGGCCATATTGCTTTTCCTGTATTTGCACTGGCGAAAACACTTCGTGTCGCGCCTCCACAGATCGCAAATGATTTAGCGGCGAAAATTCAAGAGAAGATTCAAGGTGGAAATGTTCCTTTTTTGGAAAAAGTCCAGGCGGTGGGCGGTTTCCTCAATTTTACTTTTAAAAATTCTTATTTGCAGGAAGTTCTTTTTACAAGCCTTTCGCAGACTCACGTTGGCTATTCGGACAACGGCAAAAACAAAACCGTGGTCATCGACTATGCTTCGCCGAATGTGGCAAAGCCAATGCATGTGGGGCACTTGCGTGCCGCGATGGTTGGGCAAGCGATTCGCAATCTCGCTGAATCACAAGGCTACAAAGTCATCGGTGTCAATCACTTGGGCGATTGGGGCAGTCAGTTTGGAAAGCTCGCGTGGGCTTACCAAAAATGGGGCAAAGAATACACCTTCGCAAATCCCATGGACGACATGGTGAAAATGTACGTGCGTTTCCACGATGAGGCTGAGAAGAATCCAGGCCTGGAGGCGGAAGCGGCGGCGACCTTTAAGCGTCTTGAGGGCGGCGATGCCGAAATTAAAAAGATTTGGCAGATGATCGTAGAGTTTTCACTCAAAGATTATGATCGTCTTTTAAATGGCATGCTGAAGGTGAAGCATGATGCTGTCTTGGGTGAGTCCTTCTACACTGACAAGATGGATAATGTGGTCCATCTTCTAAAACAAAAAGGCCTATTGAAAGAAAGTGAAGGCGCGCAGGTTGTATTCTTTGATGAAAAAGAGAACATGCCTCCTTGTATTATTAAAAAGAGCGACGGGGCTTCTATTTATGCCACCCGTGATCTTGCAACGGCGATTTACCGTCATGATGTGCAGAAGGCTGATGAGTTGCTTTATGTTGTGGGTCAGGATCAGACGCTGCACTTCCGCCAAGTTTTCAAAGTGCTTGAGATGATGGGGTTTGAATGGGCGAAGACTTGTCACCATATCTCTTTCGGTCTTTATCGTTTTAAAGAAGGTAAGATGTCGACTCGAGCGGGCCGCGTGGTGCTTTTTGAAGACGTTATCACACAGGCTATTGAACTTGTGCAAAAAATGATCGAAGAGAAGAATCCGACTTTAGAAAATAAAGAGACCGTCGCGAGACAAGTGGCTTTGGGTGCTGTGATCTTTAATGACTTAGTGAATGACCGCGTGAAAAACGTTGAATTCGACTGGGATCGTATTTTGAGTGTTGAAGGTGATAGCGGTCCTTACGTGCAGTATACGGTGGTTCGTTGTAAGAGTATTTTGCGCAAATACGGAAAAGCGGCGCCAAAAGTATCAAGCATGGAGCTAGCTCAAGAAGAAGAGCGCAAGCTCGTGTTCCAGCTTTTGCAGTTTGAAGATATTCTTACGGGCGCTTACAAACAGTATCGACCGAATATTCTTGCGCAGTATTTGCTGGAAGTGTGCGGTAGCTTCAGTCACTTCTATCACAAGTGCCGTATCATCGGTGAGGCGCCGGAAGTGGAGTCCTCACGTATTGCTTTGGTTGCGGCGACGGAAAGAATTTTAATTCAAGGTTTGAAGATTTTAAATATCGAAGCGCCAGAGGCGATGTAA
- the bamD gene encoding outer membrane protein assembly factor BamD produces the protein MKRVSNSLFVIVCLSITVGLLWGYNEFTNYFNQGKEYQVQVHQLRKQVEREEFKNALLQNQLTDFKQSVAAVLPPNSEIKNDIASYEMKNFASALRVPASEAQIDLSGVIFEKGKKLFKEQKYEKAIKEFRKVLDEYPLSRYKVESHFFMAEGYFLQKDYKNSLDLIDQMLQQYPDNDLTGFVMLRMGQISELNNRLEEASEVYKTVQTHFKNDQLRAQARKLSEGIQVE, from the coding sequence ATGAAAAGAGTCTCAAATTCTTTATTTGTCATAGTTTGTTTAAGCATCACGGTGGGCCTGTTATGGGGCTACAACGAGTTTACAAACTACTTCAATCAAGGGAAAGAGTATCAAGTTCAAGTTCATCAACTGCGTAAGCAAGTTGAAAGGGAAGAATTTAAGAATGCTCTTTTGCAAAATCAGCTGACAGATTTCAAACAGAGTGTTGCTGCGGTTTTGCCGCCGAATTCCGAAATCAAAAACGACATTGCTAGCTATGAAATGAAGAACTTTGCAAGCGCCCTGCGGGTGCCTGCGAGCGAGGCGCAGATCGATCTTTCCGGTGTGATCTTTGAAAAGGGTAAAAAGCTTTTCAAGGAGCAGAAGTATGAAAAAGCCATCAAAGAATTCCGTAAAGTCTTGGACGAGTATCCGCTCTCTCGCTACAAAGTAGAGAGTCACTTTTTCATGGCTGAAGGTTACTTTTTGCAAAAGGACTACAAGAACAGCTTGGATTTGATTGACCAGATGCTACAGCAGTATCCGGACAATGATCTCACGGGATTTGTGATGCTTCGTATGGGGCAAATCAGTGAGCTCAATAACCGTCTCGAAGAAGCTTCTGAAGTTTATAAAACCGTTCAGACACACTTTAAAAATGATCAATTGCGTGCTCAGGCTCGCAAGCTGTCTGAAGGTATTCAGGTCGAGTAA
- the pyk gene encoding pyruvate kinase, protein MLADRRAKIVATIGPSTRDEASLEKAIKAGLNVARLNFSHGNHEDHLKVIHTVRKLSRELRAPVTILQDLQGPKIRVGKFEKGSIPLKKGDKLVVTTDNVVGREGLIPSDFKELPQSVQPGTKILLDDGLLELKVLQVRGNEVDVEVVFGGILKDRKGMNLPGANLPVDCMTTKDLEDLEFGLANGVDYVALSFVRHPRDIRKLREIIESKKSPARICAKIEMVEALDNLEEIARLSDAIMVARGDLAVEVGQTLLPGIQKKIITLCNQLRKPVITATQMLDSMVENPRPTRAEITDVANAVLDGSDALMLSAESASGKHPFLAIRTMHDIIVEVERTEEKYYKISLENEFLSPPAAIAASASLSALKLNAQAIVCLTTTGKTANIIASYRPKARIIAVTDRMDVLNTLELTWGIQTLTLKPYKTMEDILDQVDNLLVRNGLAKTGDRVIFTLGQPISDGAKTNALFLHIVGAENQVRAKDDELPLRCQADPNIQ, encoded by the coding sequence ATGTTAGCAGATCGCAGAGCCAAGATCGTCGCAACTATCGGCCCATCCACTCGTGATGAGGCTTCCCTTGAAAAAGCAATCAAAGCCGGGCTCAATGTTGCCCGGCTTAATTTTAGCCATGGCAATCATGAGGATCACCTGAAAGTGATCCACACTGTTCGCAAACTTTCCCGCGAACTCCGTGCGCCCGTAACAATTCTTCAAGACTTGCAAGGTCCAAAAATTCGGGTCGGTAAGTTTGAGAAGGGCTCTATTCCTCTTAAAAAGGGCGATAAGCTTGTAGTTACGACAGATAATGTTGTGGGGCGTGAGGGACTTATTCCAAGTGATTTTAAAGAGCTCCCTCAGTCTGTACAGCCAGGCACGAAAATTCTTTTGGATGACGGATTGCTTGAGTTGAAGGTTTTGCAAGTCCGCGGCAATGAAGTGGATGTGGAAGTGGTCTTTGGCGGTATTTTGAAAGACCGCAAAGGGATGAATCTTCCGGGGGCGAACCTTCCGGTGGATTGCATGACGACAAAAGATTTGGAAGATCTCGAGTTCGGTCTTGCGAACGGTGTTGACTACGTTGCTTTGAGTTTTGTTCGTCATCCGCGTGATATTCGCAAGCTGCGTGAAATTATTGAAAGTAAGAAATCTCCGGCAAGAATTTGCGCGAAGATTGAAATGGTTGAAGCCCTCGATAATCTTGAAGAGATTGCTCGTCTCAGTGATGCGATTATGGTTGCGCGTGGAGATTTGGCTGTTGAAGTTGGTCAAACCCTGTTGCCGGGTATTCAAAAGAAGATCATTACTCTTTGTAATCAGCTCAGAAAGCCTGTTATTACGGCGACTCAAATGCTCGATAGCATGGTTGAAAATCCTCGTCCGACGAGAGCTGAGATCACAGACGTTGCGAATGCTGTCCTTGATGGCTCGGACGCTTTGATGCTTTCTGCAGAGTCGGCAAGTGGTAAGCATCCTTTCCTTGCGATCCGCACTATGCATGACATTATCGTTGAGGTCGAGCGGACCGAAGAGAAGTACTATAAGATCTCTCTTGAAAACGAATTCTTAAGTCCTCCGGCGGCGATCGCAGCGAGCGCGAGTTTGTCTGCGTTGAAGCTGAATGCGCAAGCGATTGTGTGTCTGACAACGACAGGGAAGACGGCAAATATTATTGCCAGCTATCGCCCTAAGGCACGCATTATCGCAGTCACAGACCGTATGGATGTGTTGAATACTCTGGAGCTGACTTGGGGTATTCAAACGCTGACGTTGAAGCCTTACAAGACAATGGAAGACATCCTTGATCAGGTGGATAACCTTCTTGTCAGAAATGGTTTGGCGAAGACAGGAGATCGCGTGATCTTTACTCTCGGTCAGCCGATTTCAGACGGCGCAAAGACGAATGCGCTCTTCTTGCATATCGTGGGCGCTGAAAACCAAGTGCGCGCGAAGGATGACGAGCTTCCGCTGCGATGTCAGGCAGATCCTAATATTCAATAA